The following are encoded in a window of Congzhengia minquanensis genomic DNA:
- a CDS encoding site-specific integrase — protein sequence MTNNTQFKTLLNTWLNQKKPMITPSTHASFTLIAENHLIPYFGKRKIGSITEADIQSYISYLYNSGRLDNSGGLTVKTIRDVILVLRLTMEYAYKERVIPLLNWDLIEYPKELGIKKVFSLSKNQEQALIQCIYMDLNRKTAGILIALFTGVRIGELCGLQMRDISLTDKTISINKTVQRIYDKKKGVSYLHIGSPKTKTSARIIPVPSLLMNIIKKFYTDNPNHYFLTGKTKPTEPRTYRQFFARFLKRNGLEKVKFHEIRHTFAVRAIEIPEFDIKSLSEILGHKNVSFTLNVYGSANLQQKVKCMNLLNVLL from the coding sequence ATGACTAATAACACACAATTCAAGACGCTGTTGAACACTTGGTTAAATCAAAAGAAACCAATGATCACACCGTCAACCCACGCCAGCTTTACGCTGATTGCCGAAAATCATTTAATTCCATACTTTGGCAAGCGTAAAATCGGCAGCATTACCGAAGCGGACATTCAGAGTTACATATCGTATCTCTACAATTCCGGTAGGTTGGACAATTCTGGAGGACTGACAGTAAAAACAATCCGCGATGTTATCCTTGTTCTCAGATTGACAATGGAGTACGCTTACAAAGAGCGCGTCATTCCACTGCTGAATTGGGATCTCATCGAATACCCGAAAGAGTTGGGTATCAAAAAGGTGTTTTCACTCTCAAAGAATCAGGAGCAAGCGCTTATTCAGTGCATCTACATGGACTTAAACAGGAAGACTGCTGGCATCCTCATTGCACTTTTTACCGGTGTGCGCATCGGTGAGCTTTGCGGGTTGCAGATGAGGGACATCTCTCTGACGGATAAAACTATTAGTATCAACAAGACTGTCCAGCGCATCTACGACAAAAAGAAGGGCGTATCTTATCTTCATATAGGATCGCCCAAAACAAAAACATCAGCACGAATAATACCCGTACCCTCGTTACTGATGAATATCATCAAGAAGTTTTACACGGATAACCCAAATCATTACTTCTTGACCGGCAAAACTAAACCAACCGAACCTCGTACCTACAGACAGTTTTTCGCACGCTTTCTTAAACGCAATGGACTGGAAAAGGTGAAGTTCCATGAAATCCGACATACGTTCGCTGTTAGAGCAATTGAAATCCCGGAGTTTGACATCAAATCGTTGTCAGAAATTTTAGGCCATAAGAATGTTTCGTTCACACTGAACGTATATGGGAGTGCCAATCTTCAGCAGAAAGTCAAATGCATGAACTTGCTAAATGTCCTGTTGTAA
- a CDS encoding sugar phosphate isomerase/epimerase family protein: MELCFNLEYLSKDIGISQAVKTVKEAGFHLLDYTPDVTQNWRGDLEQTQSCFERNGLSVYQCHAPFNRYHQYGSAENHKKLVDESLSAAIELSASYLVVHGDEFDFDRLVYSPEAALRFNYEYFAPVVERAEKYGVGIAFENVFEDMDVPRNCSKTEDLNALIEKFHCDAVCCCWDFGHGAVSYQEKQSEAIEKMGNKIRCTHVHDNYLNADLHLVPYLVFRRHLSYL; the protein is encoded by the coding sequence ATGGAACTATGTTTTAATTTAGAATATTTATCAAAGGACATTGGAATATCCCAGGCTGTAAAAACGGTGAAAGAAGCAGGCTTTCATCTTTTAGACTACACGCCCGACGTAACCCAAAACTGGCGGGGAGATTTAGAGCAGACACAAAGCTGTTTTGAACGAAACGGCCTGTCTGTTTATCAGTGCCACGCACCCTTTAACCGATATCACCAATATGGCAGCGCGGAAAACCATAAAAAACTGGTAGATGAAAGCCTCAGCGCCGCAATTGAGCTAAGCGCAAGCTATTTGGTTGTGCATGGCGATGAATTTGACTTTGATCGCCTTGTTTATTCGCCGGAAGCTGCGCTGCGGTTTAACTATGAATATTTTGCGCCTGTGGTGGAACGGGCGGAAAAATACGGCGTTGGCATTGCCTTTGAAAATGTGTTTGAAGATATGGACGTTCCCAGAAACTGCTCAAAAACAGAGGATTTAAATGCGCTGATTGAAAAATTTCACTGCGACGCCGTTTGCTGTTGCTGGGATTTCGGCCACGGAGCAGTGTCTTACCAAGAGAAACAAAGCGAAGCCATTGAAAAAATGGGGAATAAAATCCGCTGTACCCATGTGCACGACAACTATTTGAATGCCGATTTACACCTGGTGCCTTATCTTGTGTTTCGACGTCATCTAAGCTATCTCTAA
- the rbsK gene encoding ribokinase, whose amino-acid sequence MNKILVVGSVNIDLVIKTERIPSLGETVSGSGFSTICGGKGANQAVAIAKSGGDVTMLACVGDDVYGKMAISNLNQAGVCPAVKVCDNAPTGVAVITVCGGDNHIILDAGANGLVTIEMIAANEALFQAADIVVLQLEIPMEAVETAARLAKKHGCTVVLNPAPFQPLSRALILNVDLFVPNEFEASQVVGFEISGKEQVKKAICALEEMGIKQPVITLGAQGSAFRYGGEVVFQPAFRVTAVDTTAAGDTFIGGICACLCRGLTLKESVRYASAASAIAVSRFGASVSVPSKEEVLTFLSLPNCE is encoded by the coding sequence TTGAACAAAATTTTAGTGGTAGGCTCTGTTAACATTGATTTGGTGATAAAAACGGAACGAATTCCAAGCCTGGGCGAAACCGTGTCGGGCAGCGGGTTTTCCACCATCTGCGGCGGCAAGGGTGCAAACCAGGCGGTTGCCATTGCCAAAAGCGGCGGCGACGTTACCATGCTGGCCTGCGTGGGGGATGATGTTTACGGCAAAATGGCAATTTCTAACTTAAACCAGGCCGGCGTGTGTCCGGCTGTGAAGGTGTGCGATAACGCCCCCACCGGCGTGGCGGTAATAACGGTTTGCGGCGGTGACAACCACATTATTTTAGACGCCGGGGCCAACGGTTTGGTCACAATAGAAATGATTGCGGCAAACGAGGCACTGTTTCAAGCGGCAGACATTGTGGTGCTTCAGCTGGAAATTCCCATGGAAGCTGTGGAAACGGCGGCGCGCCTGGCAAAAAAGCACGGATGCACGGTGGTTTTAAACCCTGCGCCGTTTCAGCCCTTGTCCCGTGCGCTTATTCTAAATGTGGACCTTTTTGTCCCCAACGAATTTGAAGCGTCACAGGTGGTTGGGTTCGAAATCAGCGGAAAAGAGCAGGTGAAAAAAGCAATTTGCGCACTGGAGGAAATGGGCATAAAACAGCCCGTTATTACCCTGGGGGCCCAGGGCTCTGCGTTTCGGTATGGCGGCGAGGTTGTTTTTCAGCCGGCATTTCGCGTAACTGCGGTAGACACCACCGCCGCAGGCGACACATTTATCGGCGGGATTTGTGCTTGTCTTTGCCGCGGATTAACCTTAAAAGAAAGCGTTCGCTATGCGTCCGCTGCATCGGCCATCGCGGTGAGCAGGTTTGGCGCAAGTGTGTCTGTTCCTAGTAAAGAGGAGGTTTTGACATTTCTTTCATTACCAAATTGTGAATAA
- a CDS encoding iron-containing alcohol dehydrogenase gives MARFTLPRDLFYGKGSLSELKNLVGKKAIVVTGGGSMRRSGFLQKTEDYLKEAGMEVTLFEGVEPDPSVETVMKGAKAMMDFEPDWIVSIGGGSPIDAAKAMWAFYEYPDTTFEALCTPFNFPKLRTKAKFCAIPSTSGTATEVTAFSVITDYAKGIKYPLADFEITPDVAIVDPDLVETLPPKQVAYTGMDALTHAIEAFVSTLNSPFTDPLAIKAIEMVFDYLPESYRGDMHAREQMHYAQCLAGQAFSNALLGIVHSMAHKTGAAFSTGHIPHGCANAMYLPYVIKYNAKDSVASSRYAEIAKRVGLSGLSEKSLINALIEKIECFNAQLGIPKTMKDFGVEEAEFKAKLKDIAANAVGDACTGSNPRQITPEQMEQLFTCIYYGTEVDF, from the coding sequence ATGGCAAGATTTACGTTACCAAGAGACCTGTTTTATGGAAAGGGTTCGCTTTCCGAACTCAAAAACCTTGTTGGAAAGAAAGCCATTGTTGTAACCGGCGGCGGTTCCATGCGCCGCAGCGGCTTTCTGCAAAAAACCGAGGACTATTTAAAGGAAGCGGGCATGGAGGTTACCCTATTTGAAGGCGTTGAGCCGGATCCGTCTGTTGAAACGGTTATGAAGGGCGCGAAAGCGATGATGGATTTTGAGCCGGATTGGATTGTATCCATCGGCGGCGGCTCCCCCATTGACGCGGCAAAGGCAATGTGGGCGTTTTATGAATATCCCGACACCACGTTTGAAGCGCTGTGCACACCGTTTAACTTCCCGAAACTGCGCACAAAGGCAAAATTCTGCGCAATTCCTTCAACCTCCGGCACGGCAACCGAGGTTACGGCGTTCTCTGTTATCACAGACTATGCAAAGGGCATTAAATATCCCCTGGCAGATTTTGAAATTACCCCCGACGTTGCAATTGTAGATCCCGATTTGGTTGAAACTCTGCCGCCGAAACAGGTGGCATATACGGGAATGGACGCGCTGACACACGCCATTGAAGCGTTTGTTTCTACGCTGAACTCCCCCTTCACCGACCCGCTGGCTATAAAAGCCATTGAAATGGTGTTCGACTATCTGCCGGAATCCTACCGCGGCGACATGCACGCAAGGGAACAAATGCACTATGCGCAGTGTTTGGCAGGCCAGGCATTTTCAAACGCGCTTTTGGGCATTGTTCATTCCATGGCCCACAAGACAGGCGCGGCGTTCTCAACCGGCCACATTCCCCACGGGTGCGCAAACGCTATGTATCTGCCCTATGTTATCAAGTATAACGCAAAAGACTCTGTTGCAAGCAGCCGCTATGCGGAAATTGCAAAACGGGTTGGCCTTTCCGGTCTTTCTGAAAAATCGTTAATTAACGCGCTGATCGAAAAGATTGAATGCTTTAACGCACAGCTTGGAATACCGAAAACCATGAAGGATTTCGGTGTGGAAGAGGCCGAATTTAAAGCTAAACTGAAAGACATTGCGGCTAACGCTGTGGGCGATGCCTGCACAGGTTCGAACCCAAGGCAAATTACGCCGGAGCAGATGGAACAGTTATTTACCTGCATTTATTACGGCACAGAAGTTGATTTTTAA
- a CDS encoding helix-turn-helix domain-containing protein yields the protein MLITKNEQLKKFAPETRLWQGIPAIEKTRGGKLFAALYSGNTKETVGNYCALLVSTDDGKTWADPVAVAYIGEHGRCYDPCLWIDPNGRLWFIWAEHPARCVKAVICDNPDAEPLVWSDEFCLSGEVMLNKPIVLTSGEWLFPSAFWDGRLYGFPGQQDVFGESTVGGSAVLKSADRGKTISRIGGAIVPSRSFDEHMLLEKQDGTVHMYVRTTYGIGESVSYDRGKTWTTAFDSKLGGPCSRFHIRRLRSGSVLLINHVNFTGRNNLTALISDDDGATWKWSLLLDGRNDVSYPDVTEDGDGNIYVIYDRERGCFKKSMAEALKDAREILLCKFTEDDIKAGRGENIKRSTVSRLGEYRGEDKNPYGELALYSDEEYIKLLVNTAEPQDALEKIFSRFGVSCSQMHQIDRRALDGAISELLVSGASLALVERVVSILSANKTVSDGAGAVFGRMMDYISENLTQDFTLDDMAERLSASKFYLCHLFKEKTGTSVYRYRQELRLSKAKKLLLETEFSLGDIAEQSGFCDQSYFTKLFKLLENITPTEYRKLNK from the coding sequence ATGCTGATAACAAAGAATGAACAGTTAAAAAAGTTTGCGCCCGAAACCCGGCTTTGGCAGGGTATTCCGGCAATTGAAAAAACAAGGGGAGGAAAGCTGTTTGCCGCACTTTATTCCGGTAACACCAAAGAAACCGTGGGAAACTACTGCGCGCTTTTGGTGAGCACAGATGACGGCAAAACGTGGGCCGACCCTGTGGCCGTGGCGTATATCGGCGAACATGGCCGGTGTTACGACCCCTGTTTGTGGATAGACCCAAACGGCAGGCTGTGGTTTATTTGGGCGGAGCACCCCGCAAGATGTGTGAAAGCCGTGATTTGTGACAATCCGGACGCAGAACCCTTAGTTTGGTCAGACGAGTTTTGTCTCAGCGGCGAGGTGATGTTAAACAAGCCCATTGTGCTCACTTCCGGCGAGTGGCTTTTCCCCAGTGCCTTTTGGGATGGGAGACTCTACGGCTTCCCCGGCCAGCAAGATGTGTTCGGCGAAAGCACTGTTGGCGGTTCTGCGGTATTAAAATCGGCAGACCGGGGCAAAACCATTTCTCGCATTGGCGGCGCCATTGTCCCTTCCCGCAGCTTTGACGAGCACATGCTGCTGGAAAAGCAGGACGGCACGGTTCACATGTATGTCCGCACCACCTACGGCATTGGGGAAAGTGTGTCTTATGACCGTGGGAAAACCTGGACCACGGCTTTCGACAGCAAGTTGGGCGGGCCCTGCTCACGGTTTCATATCAGAAGACTGCGGTCGGGCAGCGTTCTGCTCATAAACCATGTGAATTTTACCGGCAGGAACAATTTAACCGCGCTTATTTCAGACGACGACGGAGCAACGTGGAAATGGAGCCTGCTGCTTGATGGGCGGAACGATGTGTCATATCCCGACGTAACGGAGGACGGCGACGGAAACATTTATGTTATCTACGACCGGGAGCGGGGCTGTTTTAAAAAGTCCATGGCCGAAGCGTTAAAGGACGCACGGGAAATTTTGCTGTGCAAATTCACAGAAGACGACATTAAGGCCGGGCGCGGGGAAAATATAAAACGAAGCACCGTAAGCAGACTGGGAGAATATCGCGGGGAGGACAAAAACCCTTATGGCGAGCTTGCGCTGTATTCCGACGAGGAATATATAAAACTGCTTGTAAACACTGCCGAACCACAGGACGCATTAGAGAAAATATTTAGTCGCTTTGGCGTTTCGTGCAGCCAAATGCACCAAATTGACCGCCGCGCCTTAGACGGTGCCATTTCAGAGCTTTTAGTGAGTGGTGCAAGCCTTGCGTTGGTTGAAAGGGTAGTTTCCATTCTTTCGGCGAACAAAACGGTAAGCGATGGCGCTGGAGCGGTGTTTGGCAGAATGATGGACTATATCAGTGAAAACCTGACGCAGGATTTTACGCTGGACGATATGGCGGAACGCCTATCAGCCTCCAAGTTTTATTTGTGCCACCTGTTTAAGGAGAAAACAGGCACCTCGGTTTATCGTTATCGTCAGGAGCTGCGGCTTTCCAAAGCAAAAAAACTGCTGCTTGAAACAGAATTTTCCTTAGGGGACATTGCAGAGCAAAGCGGATTTTGCGACCAGAGCTATTTTACAAAGCTGTTTAAGCTTTTAGAAAACATAACGCCCACAGAATATCGAAAGCTAAACAAATAA
- a CDS encoding alpha-galactosidase — MPILWNETEKLFHLKTKHSSYIFCIAHGKYPVHLYYGKRLENTQGLAVFLNKLGGRPSVYAKSPEFIGKEDDFRLELVPQEYPFYGNTDLKTPAFSARYENGSRITNAVYAGHKIMDGKPRLCGLPSTYTESDAEAQTLELTLTDELTGLNIILSYTAYEETDAICRSVRVENNGEQTVDITSVMSASVDFLGADFDLITLGGTWTDECNITRRPLAFGIQSVDSKRGSSGHMHSPFLALAEKGARENSGEVYGFSLVYSGNFVAGTEVNEFHISRAFIGMNPFDFNWRLNPGETFTAPEAVMVYSGKGFGGMSRTYHRLYRTRLVRGKFRDKNRPVLANNWEATTFQFNEDKIIAIAQKAKEAGVELMVLDDGWFGNRNDDTTSLGDWFPNQEKLPNGIGGLAEKIEGLGLKFGLWFEPEMISPKSKLYEMHPDWCIHAEGRERNLGRQQLILDLTRQDVRDFIIGFLTDILKNNPISYIKWDYNRNFTDIGSATLPPERQSEVAHRYILGLYEILETITTAFPNVLFEGCASGGGRFDPGQMYYFDQYWTSDNSDAIARLKIQYGTSLVMPAIMQGAHVSAYPHHSLHRFVPMKTRGHVAMTGQFGYEFDLSKATDETIAEMKEQIALSKKIESVVHFGDMYRLDSPFETDCSSVEFLSEDKNTAVLFHCCTLGKINGAPHFVKMSGLDRASEYACEETGEVFSGAVLEDVGLAFRHSKDFESWIYIFHKQK; from the coding sequence TTGCCGATTTTATGGAATGAAACAGAAAAACTGTTCCACTTAAAAACAAAACATTCGTCTTACATATTTTGCATTGCCCATGGGAAATATCCCGTTCACCTCTACTACGGCAAGCGGTTGGAAAACACTCAGGGTCTTGCCGTCTTTTTAAACAAACTGGGGGGCAGGCCTTCGGTTTACGCCAAAAGTCCGGAATTTATTGGAAAAGAAGACGATTTTCGGCTGGAGCTTGTGCCGCAGGAGTATCCCTTTTACGGGAATACCGACCTGAAAACCCCGGCGTTTTCAGCGCGGTATGAAAATGGTTCAAGAATTACAAACGCCGTGTATGCCGGCCACAAAATTATGGACGGAAAGCCCCGGCTGTGCGGCCTGCCGTCTACCTACACGGAAAGCGACGCAGAGGCCCAGACATTAGAATTAACCCTGACGGACGAGCTTACCGGGTTAAACATTATTTTAAGCTACACAGCCTATGAGGAAACAGACGCTATCTGCCGCAGTGTGCGCGTGGAAAACAACGGCGAACAGACTGTGGACATCACCTCTGTTATGAGCGCCAGCGTGGACTTTTTAGGCGCTGATTTCGACCTGATTACTCTGGGCGGAACATGGACAGACGAGTGCAACATTACCCGCCGGCCGCTTGCCTTCGGCATCCAGTCGGTGGACAGCAAGCGCGGTTCGTCGGGCCATATGCACAGCCCGTTTCTGGCGCTGGCGGAAAAAGGCGCCCGCGAAAATTCAGGCGAGGTTTACGGCTTCAGCCTGGTTTACAGCGGAAACTTTGTTGCCGGAACAGAGGTAAATGAGTTTCATATCTCCCGTGCGTTTATCGGCATGAATCCCTTCGACTTTAACTGGCGCTTAAATCCCGGCGAAACCTTTACCGCGCCGGAGGCCGTTATGGTTTATTCCGGCAAAGGGTTTGGCGGCATGTCACGCACTTATCACCGGCTCTACCGCACCAGGCTTGTCCGAGGCAAGTTCCGGGACAAAAACCGCCCTGTTTTGGCAAACAACTGGGAGGCCACAACGTTTCAGTTTAACGAGGACAAAATTATTGCCATTGCGCAAAAAGCCAAAGAGGCCGGCGTGGAATTGATGGTGTTGGACGACGGCTGGTTCGGCAACCGCAACGACGACACTACCTCGCTGGGGGACTGGTTCCCCAACCAAGAAAAGCTGCCAAACGGCATTGGCGGTTTGGCAGAAAAAATTGAGGGGCTGGGGCTGAAGTTCGGTCTCTGGTTCGAACCGGAGATGATTTCGCCCAAAAGCAAGCTTTATGAAATGCACCCCGACTGGTGCATTCATGCTGAAGGCCGGGAACGGAATTTGGGCCGGCAGCAATTGATTTTAGACCTGACGCGGCAGGACGTGCGGGACTTTATTATTGGATTTTTAACGGATATTTTGAAAAATAACCCCATCTCCTACATCAAATGGGACTATAACCGTAACTTTACCGACATCGGCTCGGCCACGCTTCCGCCCGAGCGGCAAAGCGAGGTGGCGCACCGGTATATTTTAGGGCTTTATGAGATTTTAGAAACCATTACCACCGCGTTTCCCAACGTGCTGTTTGAGGGGTGCGCCAGCGGCGGCGGACGGTTTGATCCGGGACAGATGTATTATTTCGACCAGTATTGGACCAGCGACAACTCCGACGCCATTGCGCGTTTAAAAATTCAGTATGGAACAAGCCTGGTGATGCCTGCCATTATGCAGGGTGCCCATGTTTCGGCCTATCCCCACCACAGCCTGCACCGTTTTGTGCCCATGAAAACCCGGGGACACGTGGCTATGACAGGGCAGTTTGGCTATGAGTTTGATTTGTCCAAAGCAACGGATGAAACCATTGCCGAAATGAAAGAGCAGATCGCACTCTCAAAAAAAATTGAGTCTGTTGTGCACTTTGGCGACATGTATCGTTTAGATTCTCCCTTTGAAACCGACTGTTCCTCTGTGGAGTTTTTGTCAGAGGATAAAAACACGGCAGTGCTGTTCCATTGCTGCACGCTGGGAAAAATAAACGGCGCGCCCCACTTTGTGAAAATGAGCGGGTTAGACCGGGCAAGCGAATACGCCTGCGAGGAAACGGGTGAGGTGTTTTCCGGCGCGGTGCTGGAAGATGTGGGGCTTGCCTTTCGCCACAGCAAAGATTTTGAAAGCTGGATTTATATTTTTCACAAGCAGAAATAA
- a CDS encoding serine hydrolase domain-containing protein, producing MQFQKLSDLLDSFLEIGIPGVDCVVYQDHEEVFRHRAGYSDLEQKLPITGKETYFLFSCSKVVTCAAALTLLERGKFLLTDPLAAYIPEFSEMVLTNGEKAKTEIKIRDLFTMSAGFTYDIASPSITQVIREKDGRATTLDVVRAIAKEPLSFEPGTHWQYSLCHDVLAGLVEVVSGKRFGEYVTETIFEPLGMTKTSFGVSDKNKEQLAPLYRFNDETNRPELQKRDCSYILTPEYESGGAGMVSCTDDYILFADALANGGVGKNGSRILSPATVDLMRTNCLEGAALTDLNWIQHTGYGYGLGVRTMIDRAKGGAIGPVGEFGWGGAAGSYVLIDPNSRTALFYCQHMLNNKEPYTHPRLRNVLYACVD from the coding sequence ATGCAGTTTCAGAAACTGTCCGATTTATTAGATTCATTTTTAGAAATTGGAATTCCGGGCGTGGACTGTGTCGTTTATCAAGACCACGAGGAAGTGTTCCGCCACCGGGCAGGATATTCCGATTTGGAACAGAAACTTCCCATCACGGGAAAGGAAACCTATTTTTTGTTTTCCTGCTCAAAGGTGGTTACCTGCGCCGCGGCGCTCACGCTTTTAGAGCGCGGCAAGTTTTTGCTGACAGACCCGCTTGCGGCCTATATTCCGGAATTTTCTGAAATGGTTTTAACCAATGGGGAAAAAGCGAAAACCGAAATTAAAATCCGCGATCTGTTCACCATGTCGGCAGGCTTTACCTATGACATTGCTTCTCCCTCCATTACCCAGGTCATCCGTGAAAAAGATGGCCGCGCAACAACCCTCGACGTTGTCCGCGCCATTGCAAAGGAACCACTGTCCTTCGAGCCGGGCACCCACTGGCAATACAGCCTATGCCACGACGTGCTGGCAGGTCTGGTGGAGGTGGTTTCCGGCAAACGGTTCGGTGAGTATGTAACAGAAACTATTTTTGAACCCCTGGGGATGACGAAAACGTCGTTTGGCGTTTCCGATAAAAATAAGGAGCAGTTAGCGCCCCTCTATCGGTTTAACGACGAAACCAACCGGCCGGAGCTGCAAAAAAGAGACTGCAGCTATATTTTAACGCCGGAATATGAAAGCGGCGGCGCAGGAATGGTTTCCTGCACGGATGATTATATTTTATTTGCCGACGCATTGGCAAACGGCGGCGTTGGCAAAAACGGCAGCAGAATTTTGTCGCCGGCCACGGTTGATTTAATGCGGACGAACTGCTTAGAGGGCGCCGCTTTAACAGATTTAAACTGGATTCAGCACACAGGCTACGGTTATGGTCTAGGCGTGCGCACCATGATCGACCGGGCAAAGGGCGGCGCAATTGGCCCCGTTGGAGAATTTGGCTGGGGAGGCGCGGCAGGGTCTTATGTTTTAATTGACCCAAACAGCCGCACAGCGCTGTTTTATTGCCAGCACATGCTGAACAACAAAGAGCCTTACACCCACCCAAGACTTCGGAACGTATTGTATGCATGTGTGGATTAG
- a CDS encoding MFS transporter has protein sequence MTFTFKHTKFACYCGYIVSAVINNFTPLLFIIFQTDFGITMGQLSFLITLNFGVQMTVDFLGAHFADKIGYKISVVAANVFAAGGLILMGTLPFLMNPFAGLVIAVVTYAVGSGLLEVLVSPIVEALPTDGKAASMSLLHSFYCWGHVAVVLLTTLYFSIFGTKNWTVICVIWAILPIFTALLYSQVPINSFTNEENKIPIRKLFGMKIFWLFLILMLCSGAAEQGMAQWASLFAESALGVSKTVGDLFGPCMFAITMGISRVVYGKAAAKLNLANYILTCAGLCIASYLLVSLSPNSVLSLIGCALCGFSVGVMWPGVLSLAAGRCPQGGTALFALLALAGDVGCFTGPNTAAAISEKFTIGGSALKAGLLGCVIFPVAMILCTLLLKVMKDRKEKNHE, from the coding sequence ATGACATTTACCTTTAAACACACAAAATTTGCCTGCTACTGCGGCTATATCGTCAGTGCGGTTATCAATAACTTTACGCCCCTTTTGTTTATCATTTTCCAAACCGATTTTGGCATAACAATGGGACAGCTCAGCTTTTTAATTACCTTAAATTTCGGCGTACAGATGACGGTGGACTTTTTAGGCGCTCATTTTGCAGACAAAATCGGATACAAAATTTCTGTGGTGGCGGCAAACGTTTTCGCTGCCGGCGGGCTGATTTTAATGGGTACGCTTCCCTTCTTAATGAACCCGTTTGCCGGGCTGGTAATTGCAGTCGTGACCTATGCCGTGGGCAGCGGCCTGTTAGAGGTGTTGGTAAGCCCCATTGTAGAGGCGCTTCCCACAGACGGGAAAGCCGCGTCCATGAGCTTATTGCACTCGTTCTACTGCTGGGGACACGTGGCGGTGGTGCTGCTCACCACGCTTTACTTCAGCATTTTCGGCACAAAAAACTGGACTGTTATATGCGTTATTTGGGCTATTCTACCCATTTTCACCGCCCTGCTTTACTCCCAGGTGCCGATTAACTCATTTACCAATGAAGAAAACAAAATCCCCATCCGAAAGCTGTTTGGAATGAAAATCTTTTGGTTGTTTTTAATTTTAATGCTGTGCTCCGGCGCGGCAGAACAGGGAATGGCGCAATGGGCGTCGCTGTTTGCAGAGTCTGCCCTGGGTGTGTCGAAAACCGTAGGCGATTTGTTCGGGCCGTGTATGTTTGCAATCACAATGGGAATTTCCAGGGTTGTTTACGGAAAAGCGGCGGCAAAGTTAAACCTTGCAAATTACATTTTAACCTGTGCCGGGCTGTGCATTGCGAGCTACCTGTTGGTTTCCCTCTCGCCAAACAGCGTTCTGTCGCTGATTGGGTGCGCGCTCTGCGGCTTTTCCGTGGGCGTAATGTGGCCGGGAGTTTTGTCCTTAGCGGCCGGGCGGTGCCCTCAGGGAGGCACGGCGCTGTTTGCGCTTTTGGCCCTTGCAGGCGACGTTGGCTGCTTTACAGGCCCCAACACAGCGGCGGCAATTTCTGAAAAATTTACCATTGGGGGTTCTGCTTTAAAAGCCGGCCTTTTGGGCTGTGTAATTTTCCCTGTGGCTATGATTTTGTGCACCTTACTGTTAAAAGTAATGAAAGACAGGAAAGAAAAAAACCATGAATAA
- a CDS encoding DUF5662 family protein, which produces MNKFFSHLKTILKHRHTVIVHCYKAGILWRGLLHDLSKFSWTEFSAGVKYYQGTRSPNEGEREQKGYSAAWMHHKGRNRHHFEYWTDYNPETKKVGPVKMPVVFVKEMFCDRVAASKVYQGKNYQNAQPLEYFQRGKARRAIHPETSDLLESWLVMLKDQGEEKTFAYIKKIKKGIER; this is translated from the coding sequence ATGAATAAATTTTTTTCTCACCTAAAAACTATTTTAAAGCACCGCCACACGGTAATTGTCCATTGCTATAAAGCTGGAATCCTTTGGCGGGGGCTTCTGCACGATTTGTCCAAGTTTTCGTGGACGGAATTTTCGGCAGGGGTAAAATACTATCAAGGCACCCGCAGCCCAAACGAAGGCGAGCGGGAGCAAAAGGGCTATTCTGCCGCCTGGATGCACCACAAGGGCAGAAACCGCCACCACTTTGAATATTGGACGGACTACAACCCCGAAACCAAAAAGGTTGGACCTGTGAAAATGCCCGTTGTGTTTGTAAAAGAGATGTTCTGCGACCGGGTGGCGGCAAGCAAGGTGTATCAGGGCAAAAATTATCAGAACGCACAGCCCTTAGAATATTTTCAGCGGGGAAAGGCAAGAAGGGCCATTCATCCCGAAACATCAGACCTTTTGGAAAGCTGGCTGGTTATGCTCAAAGACCAGGGAGAAGAAAAAACATTTGCTTATATTAAGAAAATAAAAAAAGGCATTGAACGGTGA